One Tissierellales bacterium DNA window includes the following coding sequences:
- the asnB gene encoding asparagine synthase (glutamine-hydrolyzing) yields the protein MCGISGLISIDKISEYETSNMNKINQELEMRGPDHVGAWMNLSGTVRLNHTRLSIVDNSSAGSQPMRFDHLCITFNGEIYNYSDIRSKLKNSGYKFETRTDTEVMLKAYHLYGTACLVKFDGQFSFAIWDEKKKELFIARDRFGKKPFYYTISDNKFKFSSYLPSLIKNDNQKLSINKTAIDFYFRLGIIPAPHTPFLRYQKLENGVAGIIKLENNKLKMNTWKYYELEFETEGSEVSENKAIKETKNAIVEGVEKRLNTDVNSCVFLSGGLDSSLITAIAYKELNVKIPTIAIGFEETFGKSGDEFEYSDYVSDLFGTHHTKNRISNELVLKNIEDCYLRINEPMWGFDMMGHYLMAKSIKNKYKVALSGMGADEMWMGYSWHREMTKYDMSAEKLFSIFIQNDESLSKYCSDEVLANSDTNDLVKKYFEALNGHKCDEFEKILHSELNLFLPEDALKRSDSTTMRHGLEVRVPFLDSEVINIGRKIHHSLKCKHGIDKYIIKKISESYFSDSFIHREKGYFPVAPLQYQSKEIFEFMKEILMDEKSNYYKLYNKTYILELLSRKTITTREKYILWKITCLECWIRQFSGNN from the coding sequence ATGTGTGGAATTTCAGGATTGATTTCAATAGATAAAATAAGTGAATATGAAACTTCGAATATGAACAAGATAAACCAAGAACTAGAGATGCGAGGTCCAGATCATGTAGGTGCTTGGATGAATTTGAGTGGGACTGTTAGGCTAAATCACACAAGATTATCAATAGTAGATAATTCATCAGCAGGCAGTCAACCGATGCGATTTGACCACTTGTGTATAACGTTCAATGGTGAAATATATAATTATTCGGACATAAGATCAAAGCTAAAGAATAGCGGGTATAAATTCGAAACTAGAACAGATACTGAAGTTATGCTTAAAGCATATCATCTATATGGAACAGCATGTTTAGTTAAGTTTGATGGGCAGTTCTCTTTTGCTATATGGGATGAGAAGAAAAAAGAACTATTTATTGCGAGAGATAGATTTGGTAAAAAACCGTTTTATTACACTATCAGTGATAATAAATTTAAATTTTCTAGTTATTTACCTAGTTTAATAAAAAATGATAATCAAAAATTAAGTATTAACAAAACTGCTATAGATTTTTATTTTAGATTGGGGATAATACCAGCACCTCATACTCCATTTTTGAGATATCAAAAACTAGAAAATGGAGTTGCGGGTATAATAAAATTAGAGAATAATAAGTTAAAAATGAATACATGGAAGTACTATGAGCTAGAATTTGAGACAGAAGGCAGTGAGGTTTCTGAAAATAAAGCTATCAAGGAAACAAAAAATGCAATAGTTGAGGGTGTGGAAAAACGATTAAATACAGATGTTAATTCTTGTGTTTTCTTGTCTGGAGGACTAGATTCGTCTTTGATAACAGCTATAGCATATAAAGAACTCAATGTTAAAATACCAACCATTGCAATTGGTTTTGAAGAGACATTTGGGAAAAGTGGAGATGAGTTCGAGTATTCAGATTATGTTTCTGATTTATTTGGAACACATCATACAAAAAATAGAATTAGTAATGAATTAGTTTTAAAAAATATAGAAGATTGCTATTTGAGAATAAATGAACCTATGTGGGGATTTGACATGATGGGTCATTATCTAATGGCAAAATCTATAAAAAATAAATACAAAGTTGCACTTTCTGGTATGGGTGCAGATGAAATGTGGATGGGATATAGTTGGCATAGAGAAATGACAAAGTATGATATGTCAGCAGAAAAATTGTTTTCTATATTTATTCAAAATGATGAATCCCTTTCGAAATATTGTAGCGATGAGGTATTGGCAAATAGTGATACAAATGATTTAGTCAAAAAGTATTTCGAGGCATTAAATGGACATAAATGCGATGAATTTGAAAAAATATTGCACTCAGAACTCAACTTATTTTTGCCAGAGGATGCTCTTAAGAGATCAGATAGTACAACCATGAGACATGGTTTAGAAGTAAGAGTGCCATTTTTAGATAGTGAAGTTATAAATATTGGAAGGAAGATACACCATAGCTTAAAGTGTAAACATGGAATAGATAAATATATAATAAAAAAGATATCTGAAAGTTATTTTTCAGATAGTTTTATACACCGAGAAAAGGGTTATTTTCCAGTAGCTCCACTACAGTATCAGTCAAAAGAAATTTTTGAATTTATGAAAGAAATATTGATGGATGAGAAATCAAACTACTATAAACTATACAATAAGACGTATATTTTGGAATTACTAAGTAGAAAAACTATCACTACACGAGAAAAGTATATTCTCTGGAAGATAACTTGCCTAGAGTGCTGGATTAGACAATTTAGTGGAAATAATTGA